Below is a genomic region from Nocardioides panacis.
GCTGATCCTGGCCTTCCCGCGTTCCTCGGCCGGCACCGTGGAACCCGTCGTGACGAGGGCGGTCAGCAAGGTCACCGCCGAGGGGAGCGGTCACCACGTGCAGGCTCTCAGGCAGGCACTCGGCGGTGCCCAGCAGCAGATGGCGGCGATGGGACCCTAGGAACGCGGACGGACCCCGGCCATGGCAGCGAGCGCCTGCGCGAGCAGCGCGTAGGTGTCCTCGACGGCCTCGGGCGTGGACGACCACCAGCCACCGAGCAGCGGGCGCAGGCGGTCGATGTCCAGGTCGAGGGTCCCCGGGTGCCGGTCGGCGTAGGGCGCCGACCCTAGAGCCCCGGCGGCGCGGGATCGGCGTCCGGCAGCCGGGGCTGCCATCCGGCGATCAGCTCGTCGGTCCGGTCCGCGGGGACCGGCCGGGACAGGAGGTAGCCCTGCGCGAAGTCGCAGCCGAGCTCGATCACCCGGGCGTGCTGCTCGGGGGTCTCCACGCCCTCGGCGCAGACCTGCAGCCCGAAGGCCCGACCGAGCCCGACCACCGCTTGTACGACGGCCTCGCCGCGGGTGCCCTCGCCGAGGAAGGAGCGGTCGATCTTGAGCACGTCGACCACCGGGAACCGCTGCAGGTAGCTCAGCGAGCTGTAGCCGGTGCCGAAGTCGTCGATCAGCAGCGAGACACCCGCGTCGCGGAGCCGGGTGAGGGTGTCCTGGGTGACCTTGTCGTCGTCGACGAAGATCGACTCGGTGATCTCCAGGCCGAGCAGCCGGGCCGGCAGCCCGGTCTGCTCCAGGGTGGTCATCACCTCGTCGTAGAAGGTGCTGCTGCGCAGCTCGTGCGGGCTGGAGTTCACCCGGACGCCGACCTCGCGGTGCTGCTGCCAGGCCACCGCCTGCTCGGCGGCCGCGCGCAGCACGGCCGCACCGAGCTCGCCGATCAGGCCGGTCTCCTCCGCGACCGGGATGAACACGTCCGGCGGCACCCGCTCACCGGCCTCGTTGGTCCACCGGGCCAGCGCCTCCATCGCGACCACCTCGCCGGTGGCCAGGTCCACGATCGGCTGGTAGTCGATCGTCAGGCCCCCCGAGCGGATCGCGGTGCGCAGCTCGCCGGCCACGTTGATCCGGCCGAGCACGTCGCCGCGCATCGCCTCGTCGAAGATCCGGTAGGTGCCGGGCCGGTCGCGCTTGGCGCGGTACATCGCGATGTCCGCCTCGCTGAGCAGCGCGGTGGTGTCGCCCTCGCCGCCGACCGCCAGCGCGACACCGGCGCTCGCGGACAGGCTGATCCGGCGACCGCCGATCTCGACGGGCCTGGCGCAGGTCTCGAGCAGCGCCTCGACCGTGAAGGCGACCTCCTGCTCGCCGGCGAGGTCCTCGCAGACCACCACGAACTCGTCGCCGCCGAGCCGGGCCACCGTGTCGCCCCGGCGCACCACCTGCTCGAAGCGGGTGGCGAGCTCGGTGAGCATCTCGTCGCCGCTGCCGTGCCCGAGCGAGTCGTTGACGGTCTTGAAGTCGTCGAGGTCGAGCAGCACCACCGCGAGCAGCCCGCCGCGGCGGACGGCGCGGTCCAGCGCGGTGTCGATCCGGTCGAGCACGAGCGCCCGGTTCGGCAGCCCGGTCAGCGGGTCGTGCAGGGCCTGGTGCTGCAGCTGGCTCTCCAGCTCGTGCCGGCGTACGGCGGCCCCCAGCGTCGCGGCCACCGACTCCACGAACGCGACGTCGTCCTCGGTCCAGCGCCGGGGGTCCGGGCCGGACGCGCCGACGATCCCCCAGGGGTGCTCGTCGCCGGGGATCGGGCAGCACAGCGCGGACCGCATCCCGAACCGGGTGGTCGCCTCGGCGTGCGGGAAAGCGGGGTCCTCGATCACGTCGTCGGTGTAGACCAGCTCGTTGCGCAGCAGCGCCCGGCCGGTGAGCGAGTCCTCCTCGAGGTCGAGCACGATCGGCACCCAGTTGGGCAGCGAGGACGCCACCATCTCGGTGGTGCGGCCGTCCTCGGAGCGCCGCAGCACCCCGGCGATGAGCCGGGGGTAGCGGGCCTGGATGAGCTGGACGGTCTCGCGCATCAGCTGGTTCAGCGGCATGGTCAGCGCGAGCCGGCCGAGCTCGGCGACGGCGCGCTGCTCCTGGGCCCGCACGGCCAGCGCGCGCTCCTGGCGGAGCCGCTGCCGCAGGTCGCGCTGCACGGTCGCCAGGGCGAGCGGGGTGCCGTCGGAGGAGCGGGTGACCAGGAACGAGTTGGCCGACACCGGGATCGCCTCCCCGGTGCCGAAGTGCCGCAGCTGGGTCTCGCCCTCCCAGTAGCCGTGCTCGCGCACCGACTCCTCGATCTCCCGGGACTTGGCCTTCCCCTGCTCGGTGAAGTAGTCGGTCGTGGGACGGCCCAGCGCGTCCTCGTCGCTGTGCAACCCCACCAGCGCCCGGCCGGCGCGGTTCACGAAGGTCACGGTGCCGTCGAGGTCGGCGATCGCGATGAAGTCCTTGGAGAGCTCGATGAGGGCGCCGAACTGCTCGTTGAGCGACTCCTTCTCGGTGAGCTCCTGGTGCACCTCGGCCTCGTCGGCGAAGGTCAGCACGGCGACGGCCCCGGCCGGGGTGCCGTCCTCCTCGTGCAGCGGGTGGGCGGCCACCAGCCAGGTCCGGCCGTTGAGCACCGTGGTCCGTGCGGCGTGCTCCCCGGCCAGCGCCGCGCGGACCACCGCGCAGACCTCCTGGTCCTGGACCAGCTCGGTGAACCGACGGCCGACGACGTCCTCGCGGCGGTAGCCGAGCCGCTCCGCCAGGGCCCCGTCGAGGGCGAGCAGGGTCTCGTCGGGCGCGACCAGCCCGACGACGACGGGGGCGTGCTCGGACACCAGCGAGGCCGCGACGTCTCGGAGGGTCGCGGCCGGGTCACTCCCCCCGATAGGCACTCGTCAAGGGTCCCCGCCCGCGCCGGTGCCCGCAACCGAATCGGGAAGTTCGTGCGGACCCGCTCAGATCCAGCGGCTGAACCAGATCCGGTCCAGCCACTGCGGGGTGGTGATCAGGTCGCCGACGTAGATCGGCCAGAACCACGCGAAGTTCACGATCACCAGGACCACGAACGCGCCGGCGACCGCCGTCCCCCACATGCGGCGGCGGTCGGAGGCCCGCGGACCGCCGATCATCGTGCCCAGGCAGAGCACGATCGCGAGGATCGTGAAGGGGATGATCGCCACCGCGTAGTAGGAGAAGATCGGCCGGTCGTCGTTCGGGATCCAGGGCAGCCAGGAGGCGAGGACGCCGACGACCGCGACGCCGAAGCGCCAGTCCCGCTTGCCCAGCCAGCCGAAGACGGCATAGACCAGTGCGAGCACCCCGCCCCACCACAGCGCCGGGGTGCCGAGCAGCAGCACCTGGCGCAGGCAGGTGCTGCCGGCCGGAGCGGTGCAGCCCTGCTCGCCGGGCTTGATGCCGAGGTCGGCCTGCACGCCGACCGGACGGTTCAGGATCAGCCAGCCCTGCGGGGTGGACTGGTAGGTGTGCTTGGCGCCGTCGAGGAACTTGGTGTGGAAGGCGTAGACGTCGTGGTGGTAGTGCCACAACGACCGCAGGGACCGTTCGAGGTGCGGGAAGAAGCCGTGCACGTCGTGCTTGAGGTAGCTGCCCCAGTAGGGGCCGTACTGCGTGTCCGACAGCGCCTTCTCGTAGACGTCGGCGTGCAGCAGCCAGCCGGTCCAGCTCGCGACGTACACCACGAGGGCGACCAGGACGAGGTAGCAGAACGCCGGCAGCGCGTCGACCACCAGCGAGCGGAGCCGCGGCATCCGGATCCCGATCGCCCGCCGGGCGCCCGCGTCCCACGTCCACACCAGGACCCCGAACGCGGCCAGCGGGAAGATCGCGTTCCACTTCGTCGCGCAGGCCAGGCCGAAGCAGACGCCGGCGGCCAGCCGCCAGGGCCGCCAGAGCAGCGCGCGGACCGGGCCCCAGTCCGAGGCCGTCGCCCGGAAGTCGCCGGGCACGAGGCGGGCGATCCGCAGCCGTCCCCAGTCCCGGTCCGCGACCAGGCAGGCGACCGCGCTGAGCAGGAAGAACGCCAGGAAGATGTCGAGCAGCGCCAGCCGGGACAGCACGAGCTCGAGGCCGTCGAAGCACAGCAGCAGGCCGGCGACGCAGCCGAGCAGCGTGGAGCCGGTCAGCCGCCGGGCCAGCCGGATCATCACCGCGACCATCAGCGTGCCGGCGACGGCCGAGGCGAACCGCCAGCCGAACGGCGTCATCCCGAAGACCTCCTCGCCCAGGGCGATCAGCCACTTCCCGGCCTCGGGGTGCACGACCATGCTGGGGGAGTCGGTCCACAGGCCGGTGAGCCGGCCGGACAGGATCTTCTCGTTGGCGTCGGGGACGTAGCCGGTGACGTAGCCGTGGTGCCACAGCGACCAGGCGTCCTTGGCGTAGTAGGTCTCGTCGAACAGGAACGCCTTGGAGCGGCCGAGCTGCCACAGCCGCAGGAACCCGGCGAGCAGGGTGATCGCCACGGTCGCGGCCCAGGCCACGAAGCGGTCGTCGTCGCGCAGCGCGGGGGCGAGCCGACGGCGGGCGCTCGGCACCCGCCGGGCGTCGGCCGTGGTGGAGAGCCCCGTCGTACGGCGGGGCGGCTGGTCCACGACGGTCACGGCGCCACTGTACGTACCCCGCGCACGCCCGCCGGGTCCGTGCGGGATGATCGCGGCGTGGACGACAACGAGGGTCTCGGCGTGCTCGTGCTGGCCGCGACCCCGATCGGCCGGGTCGCCGACGCGCCCCCGCGACTGGCCGACGAGCTCGCCACCGCGGACGTCGTCGCGGCCGAGGACACCCGCCGGCTGCGGAGGCTGACCACCGACCTCGGGGTCACGGTGACCGGGCGGGTGGTGTCCTACTTCGAGGGCAACGAGTCCGCCCGCACACCGGTGCTGGTCGAGGCCCTCGAGGCCGGCCAGCGCGTGCTGCTGGTCACCGACGCCGGGATGCCGTCGGTGTCCGACCCCGGCTACCGGCTGGTGGTGGCCGCGGTGGAGCGCGGCATCACGGTCACCGCGGTGCCCGGCCCGTCGGCGGTGCTCACCGCGCTCGCGGTCTCCGGGCTGCCGGTCGACCGGTTCTGCTTCGAGGGCTTCCTGCCCCGCAAGGCCGGCGAGCGCGGCCGGCGGCTGGCCGCGCTGCGCGGCGAGCAGCGGACGATGGTGTTCTTCGAGGCGCCGCACCGCACCGAGGCCGCGCTGGCCTCGATGGCCGAGGCGTTCGGCGCCGACCGGCGTGGTGCGGTGTGCCGGGAGCTGACCAAGACCCACGAGGAGGTACGACGGGCCGGGCTCGCCGACCTCGCCGCGTGGGCCGCCGACGGGGTCCGGGGAGAGGTGACGATCGTCGTGGAGGGCGACGTCACGGCGGTCGACGTCCCGTCCGACCCGGCGTCGCTGGCCGCGCTGGTCGCCGAGGAGGAGGAGGCCGGCGCCACCCGCAAGGAGGCGATCCTCGACGTGGCCAGGCGGGCCGCGCTGCCCAAGCGGGTCGTCTACGACGCGGTCCACAAGCCGCAGGTGCCGGGCTCGTGAGCCGGGACCGCAGCAGGCCGCCGGTGCCCGAGCCGCTGCCGCACCCGGTGGTCGACAACCACTGCCACCTCGACATCGCCGACGGGCCGGACGGCTCCTGGCTGCAGACCCGCGAGGCGATCGCGCAGGCCGCCGCGGTGGGCGTCACCCGGATCGTGCAGATCGGCTGCGACCTGCCGGGTGCGCGCTGGGCCGTCGAGGCGGCGAGCGCCCACGACGCGCTGGTCGCCGGGGTCGCGCTGCACCCCAACGAGGCGCCGCTGCTGGCCGAGGCCGGTGAGCTCGACGCGGCCCTGGAGGAGATCGCCTCGCTGGCCGCCGGGGACCGGGTCCGCGCGGTCGGCGAGACCGGCCTCGACTACTTCCGGACCGGCGAGGACGGCCGGGCGGCCCAGCAGCTGTCCTTCCGGCGGCACGTCGACCTCGCCAAGCGGCTCGACCGGACCCTGGTGATCCACGACCGCGACGCCCACGAGGACGTGCTGCGGATCCTCGACGAGGAGGGCGTGCCCGAGCGGTTCGTCATGCACTGCTTCTCCGGGGACGCCGGGTTCGCCCGGGCCTGCCTGGACCGCGGCGGCTGGCTGTCGTTCGCCGGCACCGTGACGTTCAAGAACGCCGAGCCGCTCCGCGAGGCACTGCGGGTGGTGCCGCAGGACCGGGTGCTGGTCGAGACGGACGCGCCGTACCTCACGCCGATGCCCTACCGCGGCCGGCCCAACGCGTCGTACCTCGTGCCGCTGACGATGCGGTCGATGGCGGAGACCCGCGGCGAGGACCTGGCCGAGCTGTGCGCGGCCGTGGACGCGAACACCGAGGCCGCGTTCGGTGGCACCTGGTGATCCGAGTAGCCCGCGGGCACCACCCCAGGTAGCCCGACCTGACTAGGCCACCACGCCCGTCGGGGTGATCTCCGGCACCATGAAAGCCCGCAAACTCGTACATATCCTGGCAGGACATTTGGTGCTCCGGTGGGGCTTCCGTATGGTCATGTGCTTGTTGGCCGGGAGCGGGGAAGTTCTCGGGCGACAGCCACAGGGCCCCTGTGCGTGACCCCCGGAGAACGTCGTCCGGGGCGCGCCGAGGGCCGCTTCGTTGTGCGGGCCGACCCGGCCGCGGACGTCGCGCTGTCGCTCCCGCGGCCCGGAGAGCCCGATCATGGGAGCAGCGTGCAGAGCACAGTCGCACACTTGAGCAGGAGCAGGGCCGCGCTGGCCGTCCTGGTCGGCGCCGTCGTCGTGGCGGTCGCCGCCACGGCCGTCGGCTACGCCGCGATGAGCAAGACCGTCACCCTGTCGGTCGACGGCAAGACCCAGGAGGTCCGCACCTTCAGCGACAACGTCGCCGACGTGCTGAGGGACCAGCACATCTCCGTCGGGGACCACGACGTGGTCGCCCCCCGGCACCTCCTCGTCGGTCGCCGACGGCGCCACCATCGCGGTGCGGTACGGCCGCCCCCTCGACGTCAAGGTCGACGGGAAGAGCAACCGCTACTGGGTGACCGCCACCGACGTGTCCGCCGCGCTCGACCAGATCGGCCTCCGCTTCGGCGACGCCGACATGTCCGCCAGCCGCGGCACCGAGATCAGCCGCTCCGGCATGGACCTCGCTGTCGTCACCCCCAAGACCCTCACCGTCAAGCTCGGCGGCGAGAAGGCGCGCAAGAAGACCGTGACCGCCCTCACCGTCGGCGACGCGCTCAAGGAGCTCGGCGAGAAGGCCGACTCCAACGACCAGGTCAAGCCCGGCCTCGACGCCGTCCTCGACGACGGCGACAAGCTGACGCTGACCAAGGTCCGGGTCGCCCAGCGCCGTACGACGCAGCCGGTCGGCTTCGACAGCGTCAAGCGCCAGGACTCCTCGATGTACACCGACCAGTCGCGCACCGTCCGCGCCGGCCGCTCCGGCGCCCGTGCGGTGGTCTACAAGGTGACCTTCAAGAACGGCGAGGCCGTCAGCCGCAAGGTGCTGCGCTCCAGCCTGGTCCGCCGTCCGGTCGCCGCGATCGTCGAGGTCGGCACCAAGGACCGCCCGGCGCCCGCGCCGAGCACGCCGAGCTACTCCGGCGACGGCAGCGCCTGGGACCGGATCGCCGCGTGCGAGTCCGGCGGCAACTGGGCCGCCAACACCGGCAACGGCTACTACGGCGGCCTGCAGTTCAACCTCGGCACCTGGGCGGCGTACGGCGGCTCCGGCCGTCCCGACCAGAACAGCCGGTCGCAGCAGATCGCGATCGCCGAGAAGGTCCGCGCGGCCGAGGGCGGCTACGGCGCCTGGCCGGTCTGCGGGGCTCGAGGCTGATCCCGGATAGGGTCGCCTGCGTGGTGGCCGACGAGAACATCCCCTCCGCCGGTCCGAGGTTCCTCGGGCCGGCGGAGGTGCGTCTGCTGGCCGAGGAGCTCGGCCTGCGGCCCACCAAACAGCGGGGCCAGAACTTCGTCATCGACCCCAACACCGTGCGCCGCATCGTGCGCGCGTCCGGGGTCGGCCCCGACGACGTGGTCCTCGAGGTCGGTCCCGGCCTCGGCTCGCTGACCCTGGCGCTGCTGGAGTCCGTGGACCGGGTCGTCGCGGTGGAGATCGACCCGGTGCTGGCCCGGGCGCTGCCCGCCACCATCGCGGCGTACGCGCCGGACCTGGCCGGCCGCTGCGAGGTCGTCGAGGCCGACGCGCTCCGGGTCGAGGCGATCCCCGGGCCGCCGCCCACCGCGCTGGTCGCCAACCTGCCCTACAACGTGTCGGTGCCCGTGCTGCTCCACCTGATGGCGCTGCTGCCCTCGCTGCGGCACGGGCTGGTGATGGTCCAGGCCGAGGTCGCCGACCGGCTGGCCGCGCCCCCCGGCTCCAAGACCTACGGCGTCCCGTCGGTGAAGGCCGCCTGGTACGCCGACGTACGACGGGCGGGGTCGGTCAGCCGCTCGGTGTTCTGGCCGGCGCCGAACGTCGACTCCGGCCTGGTCGCCTGGACCCACCGGGAGCCGCCGGCGGTCTCCGCGACCCGCGAGCAGGTGTTCCGGGTCGTCGACGCCGCGTTCGCCCAGCGCCGCAAGATGCTGCGCTCCACGCTCAAGGACCTGGCCGGCTCGGCCGCCGCGGCGGAGGCCGCCCTCGCGCACGCCGGCGTCGACCCGATGGCCCGCGGCGAGGCCATCGGCGTGCAGCAGTTCGCGCTGATCGCCGAGGGGCTGGCGCTGGGGGTGCAGGCATGAGCGGCGCCGTGACCGCCGCCGCCCCCGCCAAGATCAACCTGTCGCTGGGCGTCGGGACGCGGCGCCCCGACGGCTTCCACCCGCTGGCGACCGTCTACCAGGCGATCGGGCTCTACGACCGGGTCACGGTCACCGACGCCGACGACCTGACCGTCTCGGTGACCGCGCAACCGCGGATCCCCGTCGACGGGGTCCCGCTCGACGACACCAACATCGCGGTGCGCGCGGCCCGGACGCTGCGCGAGCACCACGGCGGCATCCGCCGCGGCGCCCACCTCGCGATCGACAAGGGCATCCCGGTCGCCGGCGGGATGGCCGGCGGCAGCGCCGACGCGGCTGCCGCCCTGCTCGCGCTGGACCACCTCTGGGGCCTGGGCACCCCGCGCGCCGAGCTGATGCGGATCGCCGCCGGGCTCGGCAGCGACGTGCCGTTCGCGCTGGTCGGCGGCACCGCGATCGGCTCCGGCCGCGGCGAGGTGGTGGTGCCGCTGATCACCGTCGGGGAGTACTGGTGGGTGGTGCTGGAGTCCGAGCGCGGCCTGTCCACGCCGTCGGTCTACGACGAGTTCGACGTGCTGCGCGACGGCAGCTCGGTGCCGGACCCGGAGATCCCCGACGCCCTGATGACCGCGCTGCGGGTCCACGACGTGGCGGCGCTCGGCGCCAGCCTGTCCAACGACCTGCAGGTCGCCGCGCTCCGGCTGCGGCCCGAGCTCGCCCGGGCCCTCGAGCAGGGCCGCCTGGAGTCCGCGCACGGCGCGATCGTGTCCGGCTCCGGACCCAGCTGCCTGTTCCTGTGCGAGGGCCGCTCGCACGCCGTCCAGGTGGCCGGGGGACTCCGGTCCCTCGACCTCGGGCCGGTGTCCTTCGCCCCCGGTCCGGTGCACGGCGCCCGGGTGGTCACCACCGACGACGGACGGGTCTGAGATGGCAGTCGCCAACCTGGTCAGCCTCGAGCGGGTGCACAAGGCCTACGGCGTGCGCCCGCTCCTCGACGACGTCAGCCTCGGCGTCGGCGCCACCGACCGGATCGGGGTCGTGGGCCGCAACGGCGACGGCAAGACCACCCTGCTCAAGCTGCTCGGCGGTCTCGAGGAGCCCGACGAGGGCCGGGTCTCCCGCAACCGGGGCCTGCGGCTGGGGTACCTCACCCAGGGCGACGACCTGGACCCGCAGGCCACCGTGCGGCTCGCGGTGCTCGAGGGCCGCGCCGACCACGAGTGGGCCGCCGACCCGTCCACCCGCGAGGTCGTCGAGGTGCTGCTCGCCGGGGTCTCCCTCGACCGGGTCGTCGAGGGCCTCTCCGGAGGCGAGCGCCGGCGCTGCTCGCTGGCCCGGCTGCTCCTCGGCGACCACGACCTCGTGGTCCTCGACGAGCCCACCAACCACCTCGACGTCGAGGCCGTCGCCTGGCTGGCCCACCACCTGACCCGGTCCGCCGCCCGTCGTACGTCCGCGCTGGTGGTGGTCACCCACGACCGGTGGTTCCTCGACGAGGTCTGCACCACCACGTGGGAGGTGCACGACGGGGTCGTGGACGTGTACGACGGCGGGTACGCCGCCTTCGTGCTGGCCAAGGCCGAGCGGCAGCGGCAGGCGTCGGCGTCGGAGGCCCGGCGGCAGAACCTGATGCGCAAGGAGCTCGCCTGGCTGCGCCGCGGGGCGCCCGCACGCACCTCGAAGCCGAAGTTCCGGATGGACGCGGCCTACACCCTGATCGAGGACGAGCCGGAGCCGCGCGACCGCCTCGAGCTGCAGCGGTTCGCCACCCAGCGGCTCGGCAAGGACGTCATCGACCTCGAGGACGCCGACCTGGTGCGCGGCGAGCGGCAGCTGCTCTCGCACGCGACCTGGCGGCTCGGGCCCGGCGACCGGGTCGGCCTGGTCGGCGTGAACGGCGCCGGGAAGACCTCGGTGCTGCGGCTGGTGGCCGGGGAGCTCGAGCCCACCCGGGGACGCGTCCGGCAGGGCCGCACGGTCGCGCTGGAGCACCTCACCCAGGCGCTGGACCACCTCGACCCCTCGGACCGGGTGCTCGACTCGGTGGAGAAGGTGCAGCGGGTGACCCGGCTGGCGGGCTCCGCCGGGGAGATCACCGCCTCCTCGATGCTGGAGCGGTTCGGCTTCACCGGCGACCGGCTCACCGCCCGGATCGGCGACCTCTCCGGTGGCGAGCGGCGGCGCTTCCAGATGCTGCGGCTGCTGCTGTCCGAGCCCAACGTGCTGCTGCTCGACGAGCCCACCAACGACCTCGACATCGAGACGCTGACCGTCCTGGAGGACTTCCTCGACGGCTGGCCCGGCACCCTGGTGGTCGTCTCGCACGACCGGTACTTCCTGGAGCGGGTCACCGACTCGACCTGGGCGCTGCTCGGCGACGGGCAGATCTCGATGCTGCCGCGCGGCGTGGAGGAGTACCTCGAGCGCCGCGCCGCCGCGCTGGCCGAGTCCGTCGACGCGGCCCGTGCGGCCGGGTCGGCCCCGGGTCCGGGTGGTCCCGCGGCGTCCGCCGGTGAGCTGCGGGAGGCCCGCAAGGCGGTGGCCCGGCTCGACAAGCAGCTCTCCCGGCTCGCGGAGCGGGAGGCGTCGCTGCACGCCGAGATGGTCGAGCACGCCAGCGACTACGAGCGGCTCGCCGCGGTCGACGTACAGCTGCGCGAGGTGACCGAGCAGAAGGCCGACCTCGAGGAGCAGTGGCTCGAAGCCGCCACCCTCCTCGACTGACCCGGGCCCGGGACAAGCCCGACCCGGGTCCAGGACCAGGCCGACCCGGGCCCGGCAACAGGTCGAGTCGTGCCCGGGACAAAGCCGAGCCGGGCCTTGCGTCTCGCAAGACCCGGCTCGGGGTGTACCAAGACCCGGCTCGGGGTGTACCAAGACCCGGCTCGGGGTGTACCAAGACCCGGCTCGGGGTGAACCAAGACCCGGCTCGGGGTGAGCTGGTCAGCCGATGTTGTTGGCGTCCAGGAACTCCTTGGCCACGGTGGCCGAGTCCTTCTTGTCGACGGCGACCTCGGCGAGGTACTTCGTCAGGTCCTCGGTGGTGAGCGCCTTGGAGACCTCGTTGACGGCGGACTTCACGGTGTCGTCGACCTTGGAGGAGCGGATCACCGGCACGATGTTCTGCGCGAGGAACAGGTTCTTGGTGTCCTCGAGCACGACCAGGTGGTCGGTCTCGATCGTGGAGTCGGTGGAGAAGATGTTGGCGACCTGGATGTCGCCCTTCTTCAGCGCCGCCTTGGTGAGCGGGCCGCCCGGGTCGAGCGGCTTGAACTCCTTGAACTTGATGCCGTACAGCTTGTCCAGCCCGACGACGCCCTGGTAGCGCTTGGCGAACTCCGGGCCGGCGCCGAGCACCAGCTTGCTCGCGACCGGCTTGAGGTCGTCGATGGTCTTGAGGTTGTACTTGCTGGCGGTCTCCGAGGTGACGGTCAGCGTGTCCTTGTCCTCGGCGGCCGACTGCTCGAGCGTCTCGGTGCCCTTGGGCAGCACCTTCTGCAGGGCCGCGTAGACCTCGTCGGGGGTGCTGACGTCGTTCGGCACGGTCCCGCCCTCGGACAGCGCTGCGAGGAGCGCGCCGTTGTACTCCGGGATCATGTCGATCGAGCCGTCGCCGAGCGCCTTGAGGTAGAGCTCGCGGGCACCGATGTTGAACTTGCGGTTGACCTTGACGTCCTTGGCCTCCAGGGCCTGGGCGTACATCTCGGCGAGCAGCTCGTTCTCGGGGAAGTTCGCCGAGCCGATGGTGATGGTCGAGGAGTCGGACGAGCCGGAGCCACCAGCGCTCGTCGGGTCACCCCCGCAGGCACTGAGCGGCAGGACCGCCGCCACCACCGCGGCGATCGCGATGAGCTTGGACTTCCTGGGCATGGGTGGAACCTTTCGTTTGGCCGCTAGCGGGAGGTGCCGGCGGTGCGGGCTGGGGGTGAGGCGGGCGCGGGACGGGTGCGCCGGGTGCCGCGGCTCTGGATGCCGGGCGAGACGACCGCGCGCTCGGTGGCCGCGCCGAGCAGGTCGAAGGCGATCGCGAGCAGCGCGACGAGCACGGCGCCGGCGAACACCTGGTCGTAGGCGTTGAAGCTCAGCCCGTCGATCAACAGCCGGCCGAGCCCGCCGAAGCCGACGTACGCCGCGACCGTGGCCGTCGCGCAGACCTGCAGGGTGGCGCTGCGCAGGCCGCTGATGATCAGCGGCAGCGCCATCGGCACCTCGGCGCGGAACAGCACCTGCGTCGGCCGCATGCCCATGCCCACCGCGGCGTCCACCGCCGAGCGGTCGACCGACCGGATCCCGGCGTACGTCGCGGCCAGGATCGGCGGCACGGCCAGGACGACCAGTGCCACCAGCACCGGAAGCGTGCCGATGCCGACGAGGGTGACCATCAGGCTCAGCAGCCCGAAGGTCGGCAGCGAGCGTCCGGCGTTGCCGATGTTGATCGCCAGGAAGGCGCCCCGGTTGGTGTGCCCGATCAGCAGCCCGACCGGCAGCGCGATGGCGGCGCTGATCAGCACCGCGACCAGGGTGTACTCGATGTGCTGGAGCAGCAGGTGCGGGATCGAGCCGCTCGTCGACCAGGCCCAGTTGGCGCCGTCGAGGAGGTAGCCGAAGTAGTTGATCATCGGCGTGACGGCGGTCATCGTGCCACCACCCGGGTCCAGGGGGTGAG
It encodes:
- a CDS encoding sensor domain-containing protein, with protein sequence MPIGGSDPAATLRDVAASLVSEHAPVVVGLVAPDETLLALDGALAERLGYRREDVVGRRFTELVQDQEVCAVVRAALAGEHAARTTVLNGRTWLVAAHPLHEEDGTPAGAVAVLTFADEAEVHQELTEKESLNEQFGALIELSKDFIAIADLDGTVTFVNRAGRALVGLHSDEDALGRPTTDYFTEQGKAKSREIEESVREHGYWEGETQLRHFGTGEAIPVSANSFLVTRSSDGTPLALATVQRDLRQRLRQERALAVRAQEQRAVAELGRLALTMPLNQLMRETVQLIQARYPRLIAGVLRRSEDGRTTEMVASSLPNWVPIVLDLEEDSLTGRALLRNELVYTDDVIEDPAFPHAEATTRFGMRSALCCPIPGDEHPWGIVGASGPDPRRWTEDDVAFVESVAATLGAAVRRHELESQLQHQALHDPLTGLPNRALVLDRIDTALDRAVRRGGLLAVVLLDLDDFKTVNDSLGHGSGDEMLTELATRFEQVVRRGDTVARLGGDEFVVVCEDLAGEQEVAFTVEALLETCARPVEIGGRRISLSASAGVALAVGGEGDTTALLSEADIAMYRAKRDRPGTYRIFDEAMRGDVLGRINVAGELRTAIRSGGLTIDYQPIVDLATGEVVAMEALARWTNEAGERVPPDVFIPVAEETGLIGELGAAVLRAAAEQAVAWQQHREVGVRVNSSPHELRSSTFYDEVMTTLEQTGLPARLLGLEITESIFVDDDKVTQDTLTRLRDAGVSLLIDDFGTGYSSLSYLQRFPVVDVLKIDRSFLGEGTRGEAVVQAVVGLGRAFGLQVCAEGVETPEQHARVIELGCDFAQGYLLSRPVPADRTDELIAGWQPRLPDADPAPPGL
- a CDS encoding dolichyl-phosphate-mannose--protein mannosyltransferase, with amino-acid sequence MTVVDQPPRRTTGLSTTADARRVPSARRRLAPALRDDDRFVAWAATVAITLLAGFLRLWQLGRSKAFLFDETYYAKDAWSLWHHGYVTGYVPDANEKILSGRLTGLWTDSPSMVVHPEAGKWLIALGEEVFGMTPFGWRFASAVAGTLMVAVMIRLARRLTGSTLLGCVAGLLLCFDGLELVLSRLALLDIFLAFFLLSAVACLVADRDWGRLRIARLVPGDFRATASDWGPVRALLWRPWRLAAGVCFGLACATKWNAIFPLAAFGVLVWTWDAGARRAIGIRMPRLRSLVVDALPAFCYLVLVALVVYVASWTGWLLHADVYEKALSDTQYGPYWGSYLKHDVHGFFPHLERSLRSLWHYHHDVYAFHTKFLDGAKHTYQSTPQGWLILNRPVGVQADLGIKPGEQGCTAPAGSTCLRQVLLLGTPALWWGGVLALVYAVFGWLGKRDWRFGVAVVGVLASWLPWIPNDDRPIFSYYAVAIIPFTILAIVLCLGTMIGGPRASDRRRMWGTAVAGAFVVLVIVNFAWFWPIYVGDLITTPQWLDRIWFSRWI
- the rsmI gene encoding 16S rRNA (cytidine(1402)-2'-O)-methyltransferase, producing the protein MDDNEGLGVLVLAATPIGRVADAPPRLADELATADVVAAEDTRRLRRLTTDLGVTVTGRVVSYFEGNESARTPVLVEALEAGQRVLLVTDAGMPSVSDPGYRLVVAAVERGITVTAVPGPSAVLTALAVSGLPVDRFCFEGFLPRKAGERGRRLAALRGEQRTMVFFEAPHRTEAALASMAEAFGADRRGAVCRELTKTHEEVRRAGLADLAAWAADGVRGEVTIVVEGDVTAVDVPSDPASLAALVAEEEEAGATRKEAILDVARRAALPKRVVYDAVHKPQVPGS
- a CDS encoding TatD family hydrolase produces the protein MSRDRSRPPVPEPLPHPVVDNHCHLDIADGPDGSWLQTREAIAQAAAVGVTRIVQIGCDLPGARWAVEAASAHDALVAGVALHPNEAPLLAEAGELDAALEEIASLAAGDRVRAVGETGLDYFRTGEDGRAAQQLSFRRHVDLAKRLDRTLVIHDRDAHEDVLRILDEEGVPERFVMHCFSGDAGFARACLDRGGWLSFAGTVTFKNAEPLREALRVVPQDRVLVETDAPYLTPMPYRGRPNASYLVPLTMRSMAETRGEDLAELCAAVDANTEAAFGGTW
- a CDS encoding resuscitation-promoting factor translates to MRYGRPLDVKVDGKSNRYWVTATDVSAALDQIGLRFGDADMSASRGTEISRSGMDLAVVTPKTLTVKLGGEKARKKTVTALTVGDALKELGEKADSNDQVKPGLDAVLDDGDKLTLTKVRVAQRRTTQPVGFDSVKRQDSSMYTDQSRTVRAGRSGARAVVYKVTFKNGEAVSRKVLRSSLVRRPVAAIVEVGTKDRPAPAPSTPSYSGDGSAWDRIAACESGGNWAANTGNGYYGGLQFNLGTWAAYGGSGRPDQNSRSQQIAIAEKVRAAEGGYGAWPVCGARG